Genomic DNA from Rahnella variigena:
GAGCTGCATAAAAAACCGGTGCCACATGGGCACCGGTTTTTTTGTCATCAAGAAAATGAAATCTTACGCGAGGATTTCACGCACGAAGGTTTCGATCTCTTTGTTCTGACAGTTCTCGAAGAAACATTTCTGGAAACGTTCACCGGTCACGGCGGTTTTCACCAGTTCCGGATCGATGGCACGCAGCGTATCGAGATAGTTTTCTTTCACTACCGCGGCTTTCACCTGGTTCAGAATACCGGCATTGCGTACCTGAGGTTCTTTACGATCAGCCGGATAACCCTGGCCTTTCTCGCCGGTAAAGGCTTTCTCGAAGATGAAACGCACGTTGAGTTCTGCGCCCCAGCCGAAACCTTTGGCGAATGGCAGTGACAATGCGTTGCCGTTGTTGATTTGCGCGAACAGGAAAGCATCTGCAGGATCAATACAGTAACCGCAGTTAACGCCCGGATGAATGTTCAGTGACATCAGCGCACCCTGTCCGGTGCCGCAGCCCGCCACGACAAAATCAACCGCTTTGGAGTTGAGTAAAATGCTGGCCATGATGCCCAGATGGATGTAGGTCAGGTGGTGATCCTGCTCATCAGACATGCCCACGTTGTACACCGGATATTCTTTCTCAGATGCCACTGCGTTCAGTTCTTTCAGGATAATCGCGTTTTTAGCGGCCTGACTGTTTTCCATCATCAATGCAATTTTCATGAGATTTCCTCTTTGGGCAGCGGTGTGACCCGCCGCTGTCGGTGATTATTGAGCAATAATTGGCGTAATTAACGAGCCAGCCAGCCGCCGTCAACGGCAATCGTGTAGCCATTAATATAGTCGGATGCCGGAGAAGACAGGAAAACAACCGGTCCCATCAGATCAGAAGGCAAACCCCAGCGACCTGCAGGAATACGCCCCAGGATTTCTTCGCTGCGCGCTTCATCGGCACGAAGTTGCTGAGTGTTGTTGGTGGCCATGTAGCCCGGTGCAATGGCGTTCACATTGATATTGTGTTTCGCCCATTCGTTCGCCAGCAGACGGGTGACGCCCATCACGGCACTTTTCGATGCGGTGTAGGAAGGAACGCGGATGCCGCCCTGATAAGAAAGCATCGACGCAATGTTAATGATTTTGCCGCCGGTGCCCTGCGCGATGAATTGTTTCGCCACCGCCTGTGACATGAAGAAGACAGATTTGATGTTCAGGTTCATGACGTCATCCCAGTTCTTTTCGCTGAACTCAATGGCGTCTTCACGGCGGATAATACCGGCGTTATTGACCAGAATGTCGATATGGCCCATTTCCGACACCGCACGTTCGAGCAGCGCCGGGATCACTTTAGTATCGCTAAGATCGGCCGTCAGGCTCAGGAAACGACGCCCTGTCGCGCCGACACGTTCGATGGTTTCAGCAGGTTCGACAATATTGATGCCGACAATGTCACACCCTGCTTCAGCAAGACCAATGGCCATGCCTTGCCCCAAACCGGTATCACAACCGGTGACGACCGCGACTTTTCCCTTCAGAGAAAAATTATCCAGAATCATGATGTTTCCTTTTCATAAAACGGAGGCGAATGCGCTTTTCCGTAGGATTTTTGGTTGTCGGGCTGTGCCCGGCTCCTGAGTCATGAAAGGAGTTTAACGAGAAAATTCTCTCAACTCAACAAAATGAAACATCATTTCAATTTAGATGAACTTTGATGTCGTTTTTTGTTGGGTTGATCACGTCCTGAGAAATGCCGCTGTGCGGATGCCTGAAATGGTCATCATAAAGTGAGGTAAAAAGCAGAGATAAGTTCGACGTAAAGCATCGTGAGAATAACTGTGAGAGATGATGAGACACGCGAGAAAACAGAGTTCACTGCCCGGCAGGAAGCCGGGCCAGCGGTACACACTTACCGGGAGTAAGTGGAGAGAAGAATCAGTGCAGGCAGCCCTGACATTCCGCAGACATATTCAGACCGCGGCGCCAGTCACCAGGCGTCTGACCGAACTGACGTTTGAAGCTACGTGTAAAAGATTGTTGGGAGTCAAAACCCAGCGAAATCGCCACGCTGACAATCGGCTCTCCGCTGCTGGCCAGCATATCGGCAGATTTCTTCAGTTTTTTCTCACGAATGAATTCGCCCATCGGTAAACCGGTGTGCTCTTTGAACATTCTCTGAAGATACCAGCGCGAATAGCCTGCACGTTTGGCAACGGTTTTAATATCCAGTCGCTCTTCCAGATTGTGATCGATCCAGTCGATCAGGTCGTGAATGAAATCCTCGGTTCTCATGGGCAATCTCCTGCTTATTTTTTTGTTTGTGCGCCCCGAGGGCGACTCGTCTTTTTATAAACTGACCTAGTTTTCGCTTAAATGCAAGTTTTACTATTGCACTTAATTTGCCATTACCGGATAGTCACCCACCCCGAAGTAAACATTCTGTAAAATAGCACAGAAAGTGTAACAGTAATT
This window encodes:
- a CDS encoding RpiB/LacA/LacB family sugar-phosphate isomerase — protein: MKIALMMENSQAAKNAIILKELNAVASEKEYPVYNVGMSDEQDHHLTYIHLGIMASILLNSKAVDFVVAGCGTGQGALMSLNIHPGVNCGYCIDPADAFLFAQINNGNALSLPFAKGFGWGAELNVRFIFEKAFTGEKGQGYPADRKEPQVRNAGILNQVKAAVVKENYLDTLRAIDPELVKTAVTGERFQKCFFENCQNKEIETFVREILA
- the kduD gene encoding 2-dehydro-3-deoxy-D-gluconate 5-dehydrogenase KduD is translated as MILDNFSLKGKVAVVTGCDTGLGQGMAIGLAEAGCDIVGINIVEPAETIERVGATGRRFLSLTADLSDTKVIPALLERAVSEMGHIDILVNNAGIIRREDAIEFSEKNWDDVMNLNIKSVFFMSQAVAKQFIAQGTGGKIINIASMLSYQGGIRVPSYTASKSAVMGVTRLLANEWAKHNINVNAIAPGYMATNNTQQLRADEARSEEILGRIPAGRWGLPSDLMGPVVFLSSPASDYINGYTIAVDGGWLAR
- a CDS encoding helix-turn-helix domain-containing protein — translated: MRTEDFIHDLIDWIDHNLEERLDIKTVAKRAGYSRWYLQRMFKEHTGLPMGEFIREKKLKKSADMLASSGEPIVSVAISLGFDSQQSFTRSFKRQFGQTPGDWRRGLNMSAECQGCLH